The Pseudomonadota bacterium sequence CTCGAAGAACAGGAAGTTCACGTCGCTGCCCGTCTTGGCAACGTGGGACGAGTCGATAAAGAGGATGTCACCCGCCTCAAGCTGGTCGAACGTTTCAAGCGGCAGCTCCTGGACGCGTTTGACGATAACCTCGCTGATCCCCGGCACGGGCTGTGTCAGAAACGGGCGCGGATAGGGTTCAACGCAGGTCACTTGCATGGCGTCGTCGAGCATCCTCCGACTGACGTCAGCGGCTAACAGCGACGAAAAACCGCTGCCGATCTCCAGATATTGAGCCGGGCGCCAGGCGTTGAGCAGGACAAACAGCAGGCGGCAGTCCAGCCAGCTGAACTGGCTGTTTTGAACATAAAACGACCAGGGATTGGCGTTTTCCGGCAGTGTCTCTGGATAGTCGAAACCCGAAATAAACTGCGGAAACAGCTGATTGAGCACCGCCAGATGTTTCTCCTCTGAAAACCTCAATCCGGGTAGCTTCGTTCTGGGCGCCCAGATCCGCTCGGCTTCGGCTGACACCTCAGTCGGATCTACCACCGGAGAGTAGAAGTGACCGTTGGGGTGCGCCGTCAAAACCTCATTGGAACGCTCCACATTTTCGAGCCGAGCCTGGAGCTGATCTCGCTCGACCCGCAGCGCTTCCTGCGCCGCGACAAGTTCGTCGTTTTCGTGAGCGAGATCGACCCGCAGCCGATTGAGCTCCGTGATCGATTGTTCCCGCTCGGCGATAGCGCGGTGGTAGCGTTTGCGAAGCACCACCAAAACCGTCACCGCCACCGCGCCGCCGGCAGCAAGACCGGCGACCAGTACTGTCAGCCATCCATCCTCAACAAAAGTTTGATCCATCGCAGATCCAGCACAGGAAATCCCAACAGTCTAGCAGCCGGGTCAGGCCCACCCGGCCACTGCCAGGGTCTATGCTTGGGACCGGCGCTGGCTCAATGGCACTGCACCGGGCGCTGCGAGACCGGCCTTAGCAGCCGATCTGCGCAGCACCACAGCGCGAATTCCTCCAGCCTTCGCGGGAACTATGATGATTGCACCTCAGCGAGCGTCCTTTCGCCTGACCGGCCCTTCGAAGACTTTCTCAGGGAGGGGATCAGCATGGGCACCCGCCGCTTGTACTCAAGATATTCCGGATGGGCGTCAGCCAGATCGCGTTCCTCGAGCTGGATGCCAAGAAGAATGTAAGCCGTGCCAAGGCCCGCAAAGACCAGATGGGCAACGGTCATGATCGGGGTCGCCCAGAAAATGAGGAGCCAGCCAACGTAAAGCGGATGACGCACAACCCGGTAGATCCAAGGTTGCACAAACTTGAGCGGCTCAGGCTCGCGATTGCGAAACGCGGCCCAGCTCTGACGCAGGCCAAACAGGTCGAAGTGGTTAATCGCGAAGGTGGCATACAGCAGGACGATCCAACCCAGCGCGTAGAGTCCCCAGGCGGCCCACTGCGCCGCGTCACTTTTGGCGGCCCAGATCACACCACCCATCGGCTCCCAGAGCGCAAACAGCAAGATGAGCGCAAGGCTGGAAAACAGCACATAGGTGCTGCGCTCCGCCGCCCTGGGCAGGAACCGGGTCAGCCAGCGCTTAAAGGCAGGGCGTGCCATCACGCTGTGCTGAATCGCGAACACCGCCAGCAGCAGCGCGTTGATGAATAGCGCCGTGCCCAGCGGCGCTTCGGGCACCGAATCGATCGATTTTGGTACGATGAAATTGCCGATAAAGCCGATGGCGTACAGAAATGAGGCGAAAAAGACGGCGTAGCTGGTGACGCCGTAGAGCAGAATTACCAAACGTTTCATGTCAGTTTCCTTTAGGTCGGTTTTTTGCGTTAACTGTTGATTTCTCAGCGCTTTTGAAGCGTGGGGCCAGTCTGTCCGGCGAGGGCTTTTATGTAATGACCGGAGGCTGACCCTTTGATGACGGTGTGGTGACCTATGACCAACCCGGTATTCGCATGACCAAAGCGGGGTCGATCCGCTACCGATTCGGCGACTGTGAGCTGGACGCGGGCACGCGCCAGCTGTGGCGCGGAGGTGAGCCGGAGCCGCTGCAGCCCCGGGTCTTCGATCTGCTCATTTATCTGATCGAGCAGCGCGATCGCGCCGTGGACAAAGACGAGATCCAGGACGCCGTGTGGGCGCCGTCGATCGTGTCGGAGACGGCCATGACACGGGCCATCATGAAGGCGCGCCGGGCCGTGGGTGATGACGCTGAGCTGCAGTCGGTCATCCGCACGGTGCACGGGCACGGCTATCAATTTGTCGCCGAACTTGTCGCTGAATCGAACGAACCGATAGCAGCCGCCGCGGATCCCAAGGTCGCGGACACGGGCGCGCACGACCAAGAGCCGGAAGATGAGCGGGTACCACAAGGGCTGGGCGTTCGCCGGGCAGGGCTCGCCCTGGCCACGCTGATTGTCGCTGCCGTGATCGGCGTATCGCTATGGCCGCGCGGACCTTCCACCGAGGACGGTATTCGGGTTGCCGTGCTGCCCATTGCCAACGACACCGGCAACGTCGAATACGACTGGGCGCGCCTGGGGCTCATGGGGCTGGCCAACGAGCTGTTCGACAACCTGGCGGTGGTCGACACGGTGACCACCGCGGACGTCATCAGCTTTGTGGAAAACACGGGCTGGGATGGCGCCATCGATGGGCCGGACGCGTTGGAGCGGGCCACGCGCCTCCGGGATGCCTATGGTGCCAGTCACGTGCTTTTTGCGGCGCTCGAAGAACACGTGGGCGGGCTGCGGCTCAGCTATACGCTGGTCGACAGCGACGGGCTCCGAGCCGAGACCACCATGGTCTCACCCAAGGGTACCGCGCTGGTGCGAGGCATGGTGGCCGGCGTCAGCAACCTCCTGAGCGGCAGGCGCTACGCACCCGCTGGAACTGCGGAGGCGGTCGACGATGACCCGTTTATCAACGAAGCCTATGCGCGCGCGCTTGCCACGGCTCTCGAGGGGCGCTGCGCTGAGGCGGCGCCGCTGTTTGACGTGGTCCTTGCCCGCAACCCGGATCTTGTACAGGCAAGAATCCAGGGGGCCAACTGTCGTTTCGAGCTTGGGGAAACGCCGACCGCGGAGCGCTCGCTGCTGGCTCTGCTGGAGCGTGATGACGTCAAGGCAGATGGCCGCCTTGAGGCTCAGGTGCTGCGACTCCTGGGGAAGGTGCGTCACCGCAGCGGCCGTCTTGACCTTGCTGACACGGCCTACCGAGATGCGATGGCAGTCGCCGAAGCGATCGGCGACCGGGAGG is a genomic window containing:
- a CDS encoding tetratricopeptide repeat protein, translated to MTYDQPGIRMTKAGSIRYRFGDCELDAGTRQLWRGGEPEPLQPRVFDLLIYLIEQRDRAVDKDEIQDAVWAPSIVSETAMTRAIMKARRAVGDDAELQSVIRTVHGHGYQFVAELVAESNEPIAAAADPKVADTGAHDQEPEDERVPQGLGVRRAGLALATLIVAAVIGVSLWPRGPSTEDGIRVAVLPIANDTGNVEYDWARLGLMGLANELFDNLAVVDTVTTADVISFVENTGWDGAIDGPDALERATRLRDAYGASHVLFAALEEHVGGLRLSYTLVDSDGLRAETTMVSPKGTALVRGMVAGVSNLLSGRRYAPAGTAEAVDDDPFINEAYARALATALEGRCAEAAPLFDVVLARNPDLVQARIQGANCRFELGETPTAERSLLALLERDDVKADGRLEAQVLRLLGKVRHRSGRLDLADTAYRDAMAVAEAIGDREATGRALITTAILAKDRRQFDEARALLARATLQFRQLEWQVLPGQIASTLANIAMNDGELDAAEQHLEDAIEGFRAIGDRANEAKMLNNYGFLRRLQGRFSEAEPLHLQSLELRRAIGDRVGQGRNYNFLSVLYQRERRFEEAREAADEAVGIAREADDQLFLATGLSQRGAAERALGLFDESIATYSEAREIFLNIEDVSRALQVSLRLARIDMERGDNASAEERVADVLTQALSAELPEPAIEAMRYAGDLARRRGDDATARDYFEQGLAHVDETGFESLRVSLAQRLVALYLDVDSLAQAEPLLGFLVEQEPNSFTLVQQARYAHKQADHEQAVALMKEAKSLSGDRWNAQDEAQLERYRQAAGSTTQP
- the mddA gene encoding methanethiol S-methyltransferase, which produces MKRLVILLYGVTSYAVFFASFLYAIGFIGNFIVPKSIDSVPEAPLGTALFINALLLAVFAIQHSVMARPAFKRWLTRFLPRAAERSTYVLFSSLALILLFALWEPMGGVIWAAKSDAAQWAAWGLYALGWIVLLYATFAINHFDLFGLRQSWAAFRNREPEPLKFVQPWIYRVVRHPLYVGWLLIFWATPIMTVAHLVFAGLGTAYILLGIQLEERDLADAHPEYLEYKRRVPMLIPSLRKSSKGRSGERTLAEVQSS
- a CDS encoding class I SAM-dependent methyltransferase, with product MDQTFVEDGWLTVLVAGLAAGGAVAVTVLVVLRKRYHRAIAEREQSITELNRLRVDLAHENDELVAAQEALRVERDQLQARLENVERSNEVLTAHPNGHFYSPVVDPTEVSAEAERIWAPRTKLPGLRFSEEKHLAVLNQLFPQFISGFDYPETLPENANPWSFYVQNSQFSWLDCRLLFVLLNAWRPAQYLEIGSGFSSLLAADVSRRMLDDAMQVTCVEPYPRPFLTQPVPGISEVIVKRVQELPLETFDQLEAGDILFIDSSHVAKTGSDVNFLFFEVLPRLATGVRIHVHDVFFPLEYPKDWVLQENRSWNEQYVLQALLTDSTRYRIIFGSNYAATVYPKEVASALDREGRPPFGGGSLWLEVR